A single Anatilimnocola floriformis DNA region contains:
- a CDS encoding SDR family NAD(P)-dependent oxidoreductase: MSQKLAGKVALVTGGSRGIGAATAKALAAQGANVAISYSASPAKAEAVVKELTSLGVKAAAFQADQADAAQVTKLVHQVREKFGQLDILVNNAGVFEAGSVGDPNADLKKLEREFAINVGGVVAAVRAAAPLLPEGGRIINIGSVIASRVGFPGYAGYGATKAAVVGYSKGWARDLGTRGITVNVVQPGPINTDMNPETSDFAEVQKSTTALGRYGQPHELAAAVAFLASPDASFITGAVLDVDGGYLA; this comes from the coding sequence ATGTCCCAGAAACTTGCCGGCAAAGTCGCTCTCGTCACCGGTGGTTCACGCGGCATTGGCGCTGCGACTGCCAAGGCCCTCGCAGCCCAAGGCGCGAATGTCGCCATCAGCTATTCGGCTTCACCAGCCAAGGCCGAGGCAGTTGTCAAGGAACTGACTTCCCTCGGCGTGAAGGCTGCGGCCTTTCAAGCCGACCAGGCCGATGCCGCCCAGGTGACCAAGCTCGTTCATCAAGTCCGCGAAAAGTTCGGCCAACTCGATATTCTGGTCAACAACGCAGGCGTCTTCGAAGCCGGCTCGGTCGGCGATCCGAATGCGGATCTGAAAAAGCTCGAGCGTGAATTCGCGATCAATGTCGGCGGAGTTGTTGCCGCGGTTCGAGCAGCCGCACCGTTGCTGCCCGAAGGTGGCCGCATCATCAACATCGGTTCTGTCATCGCGTCGCGCGTTGGCTTTCCAGGATATGCCGGTTACGGTGCGACCAAGGCCGCCGTGGTTGGTTACTCCAAAGGCTGGGCCCGCGACCTCGGCACCCGAGGCATCACGGTGAATGTCGTTCAACCTGGCCCGATCAACACCGATATGAATCCCGAGACAAGCGACTTCGCCGAAGTGCAAAAGTCGACTACCGCCCTCGGCCGCTATGGCCAACCGCATGAGCTCGCGGCGGCGGTGGCTTTTCTCGCGAGTCCCGATGCGTCGTTTATCACCGGCGCCGTGCTCGATGTCGACGGCGGTTATCTGGCTTGA
- a CDS encoding NAD(P)/FAD-dependent oxidoreductase — translation MKLRSGRPYWLDVVHIDASEPTYPPLAGDALCEVVVLGGGITGALVAWQLVKRGIDVLLIDQRDFGQGSTAASTGLLQYEVDTPLVDLIRQVGREHAVHAYRRGLRAIDEIEQLTVELGDPCGFTRQESLYFASSVFHYRQLKREFDCRREFGFEVDWLSRQQLRDVSSLRSSGAIRSYGDGQIDPYQFTRRLIRNATAQGCRAHSGTKVLDVKEFASEVRVHTESGVITADKVVFATGYATRPFLEGEEAGSLHSTYALVSEPESDFPGWPKQSLIWETARPYFYARQTADGRAIIGGEDTSFSTDHRRDSLVERKIKKLERRFHRLFPEARFAVAYAWGGTFAETKDGLAYIGSPTDRPRAYFALGYGGNGITYSVIAAQLIADMHTGIPNPDAEVFRFGR, via the coding sequence GTGAAACTCCGCTCGGGCCGCCCCTATTGGCTGGATGTCGTTCATATAGACGCCAGCGAACCCACTTACCCGCCCCTCGCCGGCGACGCTCTTTGTGAAGTTGTCGTGCTCGGAGGCGGCATTACCGGCGCGCTCGTGGCCTGGCAGTTGGTGAAGCGCGGCATCGATGTGCTGCTGATCGATCAGCGCGACTTCGGCCAGGGGAGCACTGCCGCGAGCACCGGCTTGCTGCAATATGAAGTTGATACGCCGCTCGTCGATTTGATCCGGCAGGTTGGCCGCGAACACGCCGTTCACGCGTATCGTCGCGGTCTGCGAGCCATTGATGAAATCGAACAGCTGACGGTGGAGCTCGGCGATCCATGTGGTTTCACTCGCCAGGAAAGTTTGTATTTCGCGAGCAGCGTCTTCCACTACCGGCAGTTGAAACGGGAATTTGATTGCCGACGAGAATTCGGCTTCGAAGTGGACTGGCTGTCGCGACAACAGCTGCGCGATGTTTCCAGTCTGCGTTCCTCCGGCGCAATCCGCTCTTATGGTGATGGGCAAATCGACCCGTACCAATTCACACGCCGCTTGATCCGCAACGCAACTGCCCAGGGTTGCCGCGCGCACAGCGGCACTAAGGTGCTGGACGTAAAGGAGTTCGCGAGTGAAGTGCGAGTGCACACCGAAAGTGGAGTGATCACTGCAGATAAAGTCGTTTTCGCGACAGGCTACGCAACCAGGCCTTTTCTCGAGGGCGAAGAGGCGGGCTCGCTGCACAGCACTTACGCGCTGGTGAGCGAACCCGAGAGCGATTTCCCCGGATGGCCGAAGCAAAGCCTGATTTGGGAAACGGCTCGTCCTTATTTCTACGCCCGCCAGACCGCGGATGGCCGAGCGATCATCGGTGGCGAAGATACTTCGTTCTCGACCGATCATCGGCGCGATTCGCTGGTCGAACGCAAGATCAAGAAACTGGAACGCCGCTTCCATCGCCTCTTTCCGGAGGCGCGCTTCGCCGTGGCCTACGCCTGGGGTGGCACGTTTGCCGAAACGAAGGACGGCCTCGCCTATATCGGTTCGCCCACCGATCGGCCGCGCGCGTACTTTGCCCTTGGCTACGGCGGCAATGGCATTACTTACAGTGTGATCGCAGCGCAGCTGATCGCTGATATGCACACCGGCATTCCGAATCCAGACGCCGAGGTCTTTCGATTTGGCAGATGA
- a CDS encoding NUDIX domain-containing protein — protein MPRNSAGLLLYRMRDGALEVLLVHPGGPFFKNKEEGAWTIPKGEINDGEDVLAAACREFAEETGLQPAGDFLSLAKIKQKSGKVVHAWSVAGEFDPTQLVSNTFQIEWPPKSGKQMEFPEVDRAGWFPLAEARLKMNPAQVAWLDELSKKISPAT, from the coding sequence ATGCCGCGAAACAGCGCCGGACTTCTCTTGTACCGAATGCGCGACGGCGCGCTCGAAGTGCTGCTCGTGCATCCGGGCGGCCCGTTTTTCAAAAACAAAGAGGAGGGAGCTTGGACAATTCCCAAGGGTGAAATCAACGACGGCGAAGATGTGCTCGCCGCTGCCTGCCGTGAATTTGCCGAAGAAACAGGACTGCAACCAGCAGGTGATTTTCTGAGTCTCGCGAAAATCAAACAAAAGAGCGGCAAGGTCGTACACGCCTGGTCGGTTGCCGGCGAATTTGATCCTACTCAGTTAGTGAGCAACACGTTCCAGATCGAATGGCCACCGAAGTCCGGCAAACAAATGGAGTTCCCCGAGGTCGATCGGGCAGGGTGGTTCCCACTTGCCGAGGCCCGATTGAAAATGAACCCCGCCCAAGTTGCGTGGCTCGACGAGTTATCTAAAAAAATCTCGCCGGCAACATAA
- a CDS encoding serine hydrolase domain-containing protein, producing MQRRTFLQAAAGIAFATKLAVAVQASRWETAAEVLNQASDSKQIESSVLYVRQGDEEFSRAFGQAKTANAMFLLGSISKPISVAAVMTLYDRGEFKLADPIKKFLPAFKGDGRDAATIQHLLTHTSGLPDQVANNAELRKKHATLGKFAEETLRTPLEFAAGSKYQYSSMGILLATRIAEVISQTDIISLVERSIIRPLGMQHSAQGIGKFAITDLVPCQMEGAAPESGGGDPSAKAWNWNSPYWRKLGAPWGGTHCSAADVGRFLAEFLNERGAAIKPATARMMIQNHNPAGFTARGLGFHVGKEAGSPGCSEKVFGHTGSTGTLAWADPGTKTICVVLTSLPRRGALKHPREAAAEKVAAAKT from the coding sequence ATGCAGCGTCGCACTTTTCTCCAAGCCGCAGCCGGAATCGCCTTCGCCACGAAACTAGCGGTCGCCGTACAGGCCAGCCGCTGGGAGACGGCAGCCGAAGTGCTGAATCAGGCCAGCGACAGCAAGCAGATCGAATCGTCGGTCCTCTACGTACGCCAGGGCGATGAGGAGTTCTCGCGCGCATTCGGACAGGCCAAGACCGCCAATGCAATGTTTTTGCTCGGCAGCATTTCGAAGCCAATCAGCGTCGCGGCCGTGATGACGTTGTATGACCGTGGCGAGTTCAAACTCGCTGACCCCATCAAGAAGTTTTTGCCGGCCTTCAAAGGAGATGGGCGCGACGCGGCGACAATTCAGCATTTGCTCACACACACTTCGGGCCTGCCCGATCAAGTGGCCAACAATGCCGAGTTGCGAAAGAAGCACGCGACGCTCGGCAAGTTTGCTGAAGAGACGCTTCGCACGCCGCTCGAATTCGCCGCGGGAAGCAAGTATCAGTATTCCAGTATGGGAATCCTACTGGCTACGCGGATCGCCGAAGTGATCAGTCAGACCGATATTATTTCATTGGTTGAACGCTCGATCATTCGCCCGCTCGGCATGCAGCATTCCGCGCAGGGCATCGGCAAATTTGCAATCACCGATTTGGTGCCGTGTCAGATGGAAGGAGCGGCACCGGAATCTGGCGGCGGCGATCCGTCAGCGAAGGCTTGGAACTGGAACAGTCCGTATTGGAGAAAGCTCGGCGCTCCCTGGGGTGGCACGCATTGTTCTGCCGCGGACGTCGGTCGCTTCCTGGCCGAGTTTCTCAATGAGCGAGGCGCTGCGATCAAACCGGCGACCGCGCGGATGATGATCCAGAATCACAACCCTGCTGGCTTTACAGCGCGCGGCTTGGGATTTCACGTCGGCAAAGAAGCGGGGAGCCCTGGCTGCTCCGAAAAAGTATTCGGCCATACCGGCTCGACGGGTACATTGGCGTGGGCCGATCCTGGCACCAAGACGATCTGCGTCGTCCTCACATCGCTGCCGCGGCGTGGGGCGCTCAAGCATCCGCGCGAAGCCGCGGCCGAGAAGGTTGCCGCGGCAAAGACTTAG
- a CDS encoding polysaccharide pyruvyl transferase family protein produces MIRMYWWQGGRGTGNFGDKLGPALVKAITGRIVTWAPIEKSDLLSIGSNLEPWLWPDRAWLDYRGVIWGAGRLTGVSPLQFPRANIVAARGELTLASLDVPARSTAATGDPALLCGHFYRPVSKPRYKLGIWPHWSEARNRELLEIAKSSSEIVMIDPCGEIQDTIDLVASCENIASSALHGLVVADALGIPSCWIRTPNCNREKLPQYKFLDYFSAFQSAPPRPRIIDAGDNLASLLPRMNDERLEDAARIQDDLLSAFPFRCHVAAF; encoded by the coding sequence ATGATTCGCATGTACTGGTGGCAAGGCGGTCGCGGTACGGGTAACTTCGGCGATAAGCTAGGTCCCGCTTTGGTAAAGGCAATCACTGGGCGGATTGTTACCTGGGCTCCCATCGAAAAAAGCGATTTACTGTCAATTGGTAGTAATTTGGAGCCCTGGCTGTGGCCAGACCGGGCCTGGCTAGATTACCGAGGTGTAATCTGGGGGGCAGGGCGACTTACGGGTGTTTCACCTCTGCAATTTCCACGCGCCAACATTGTAGCAGCCCGGGGAGAACTGACGCTCGCTAGCCTCGATGTGCCGGCACGCAGCACGGCTGCCACTGGCGATCCGGCGCTATTGTGTGGTCATTTTTACCGTCCGGTTAGCAAACCCCGCTACAAACTGGGCATCTGGCCGCACTGGAGCGAGGCCCGCAACCGCGAGCTGCTGGAAATCGCGAAGAGTTCGTCCGAGATCGTGATGATCGATCCTTGTGGCGAAATTCAGGACACCATCGATCTGGTGGCCAGTTGCGAAAATATCGCTTCCTCGGCATTGCATGGCTTAGTTGTCGCCGATGCTCTGGGAATTCCTAGCTGCTGGATTCGAACTCCCAATTGCAATCGCGAGAAATTGCCGCAGTACAAATTTCTCGATTACTTTTCGGCATTTCAATCGGCGCCGCCCCGGCCGAGAATTATTGACGCCGGCGACAATCTCGCCTCACTCTTGCCGCGCATGAATGATGAGCGATTAGAGGATGCGGCCCGCATTCAAGATGACTTGCTGTCGGCCTTTCCTTTTCGTTGCCATGTAGCAGCGTTTTAA
- a CDS encoding RNA polymerase sigma factor has protein sequence MSNEIPESNSPELDIEFAQLIELVRKGNLQAAETLVEKYSRDVQRFVRRSLHHKLRSKFDSIDFVQVVWASFFRCPEKLHDMVKSEQLIAYLATLAKFKVLAEVRRRLQTEKHNVDREELTGGDGPSREMMGNTPTPSAVAIAKERWDQLLANETDQVRRIVELRLQGTTYTEIATQLSIHERTARKTIKRLLSQAA, from the coding sequence ATGTCAAATGAAATTCCTGAATCCAACTCACCCGAATTGGATATCGAATTTGCGCAGCTGATTGAGCTGGTGCGCAAAGGGAATCTGCAAGCTGCCGAGACGCTCGTCGAAAAATATAGTCGCGATGTGCAGCGTTTCGTTCGCCGCTCATTGCATCACAAGTTGCGATCCAAATTCGACTCGATCGACTTTGTGCAGGTAGTATGGGCATCGTTTTTTCGCTGCCCTGAGAAGCTACACGATATGGTGAAGTCGGAGCAACTCATTGCGTATCTCGCCACACTTGCCAAGTTTAAAGTATTGGCAGAAGTACGCCGCCGATTGCAGACGGAGAAACACAACGTCGACCGCGAAGAGCTGACGGGAGGAGACGGCCCTTCGCGCGAAATGATGGGAAATACACCCACGCCAAGTGCCGTAGCCATTGCCAAGGAACGCTGGGACCAACTGCTGGCCAATGAAACCGACCAGGTGCGACGGATCGTTGAACTGCGATTGCAAGGGACGACCTACACCGAGATCGCCACGCAACTCTCGATCCACGAACGAACAGCGCGGAAGACGATCAAACGCTTACTGAGCCAGGCCGCCTAG
- a CDS encoding protein kinase domain-containing protein: protein MTHNEPADNKLRVLVDEVMDAWRSGSKPDALAILKKYPQLHERHSLCVDLAYEEFCLREEAGETVDQKEFCDRFTTVHNSLFRMLTMHNVLHSISLGVPKPKSTNWPEAGTTWCGWKLLEELGRGGFSRVFLAEEPALGNRSVVVKCSTSGPGEAFLLGKLEHPHIMPIHSIQHDEQRGLVGICMPFHGRATLAEAIDQLQSTTAFQMPASDSLLAAKKKTKDKLAYSVAVAGVMEKLARGVAAAHEAKVLHGDIKPSNIILSFDDEPLLMDFNLSTDGEEGALRIGGTPPYMAPERLPKLAQADAATAGEQGYRSDIFSLGVVFAELLYGTIPFEFEVEDLLVRYEPATPRATQLNLAGFAVPALLKTIIDKAIALNPKDRFATAEEMADALAAFVHQYERRKTLIRLAWIVCIVGVLLTGWGIAAQMLKPSPQRLLLNEANRFLSQREYSRAEERFYKLHQMLPRHEWQAERGWCYAGMGKYETAKSFFLQAQPNSDPTGALWYNIGLCDLFRGAPHPAVDSLSRAIKLDPSYRPAYWHRAIGKLRRAQIDGAKLPPDIFDDIEFALDGQQISPYLYYDAANLYGFALEKSPDQSTKLRPRCEWCIRKALEAGVPPKQFANVRFQSFDIEALTPQPLPLSVEPSAKIEAFRPLPFNLQAALSAAH from the coding sequence ATGACGCACAACGAGCCCGCCGATAATAAGCTGCGCGTGTTGGTTGACGAAGTCATGGACGCTTGGCGTTCAGGTTCAAAGCCCGATGCCCTGGCCATTCTGAAAAAGTATCCCCAGCTGCACGAGCGCCATTCGCTGTGCGTCGACCTGGCCTACGAAGAATTCTGCTTGCGAGAGGAAGCGGGCGAGACGGTCGACCAGAAAGAGTTTTGCGATCGTTTCACGACCGTGCACAACTCACTTTTCCGCATGCTCACCATGCACAATGTGTTGCATAGCATCTCGCTCGGCGTGCCCAAACCAAAATCGACGAATTGGCCGGAGGCGGGCACCACCTGGTGCGGTTGGAAACTGCTCGAGGAACTGGGCCGCGGTGGATTCTCACGCGTATTTCTGGCAGAGGAACCGGCGCTCGGCAATCGTAGTGTCGTCGTGAAGTGTTCCACTTCGGGACCCGGCGAAGCCTTTCTGCTGGGCAAGCTCGAACATCCGCACATCATGCCGATTCACTCGATCCAGCATGACGAGCAGCGGGGCTTGGTCGGCATTTGCATGCCATTTCATGGCCGGGCCACGCTGGCCGAAGCAATTGATCAACTGCAGAGCACCACCGCCTTTCAAATGCCTGCCAGTGATTCGCTCCTGGCCGCAAAGAAGAAGACCAAGGACAAACTCGCTTACTCAGTCGCCGTTGCCGGAGTCATGGAAAAGCTCGCGCGGGGCGTGGCGGCTGCTCACGAAGCGAAAGTGCTCCACGGCGATATCAAGCCCTCGAATATCATCCTGTCGTTTGACGACGAACCACTGCTGATGGATTTCAACCTGTCTACCGACGGGGAAGAAGGAGCTTTGCGGATCGGAGGGACGCCCCCCTACATGGCTCCTGAACGTCTGCCCAAATTAGCCCAGGCCGACGCGGCTACAGCTGGCGAACAAGGCTATCGCAGCGACATTTTTTCCTTAGGGGTCGTCTTCGCCGAACTTCTCTACGGCACGATTCCGTTTGAGTTTGAAGTCGAAGATTTGCTGGTCCGCTACGAGCCTGCGACGCCGCGCGCGACACAGTTGAATCTAGCCGGCTTCGCCGTCCCTGCGCTACTGAAGACCATCATCGACAAGGCAATCGCGCTCAATCCTAAGGATCGATTTGCAACTGCCGAGGAGATGGCCGATGCCCTGGCTGCCTTCGTCCATCAATACGAACGCAGGAAGACACTGATTCGTCTTGCCTGGATTGTTTGCATCGTTGGAGTGCTGCTGACTGGCTGGGGGATTGCAGCTCAGATGCTGAAGCCTAGCCCGCAGCGACTGCTGCTGAATGAGGCAAATCGCTTTCTCTCGCAGCGTGAATATAGCCGTGCGGAAGAGCGATTTTACAAACTGCACCAAATGCTCCCCCGGCATGAATGGCAAGCCGAGCGAGGCTGGTGCTATGCCGGCATGGGCAAGTACGAGACTGCGAAGTCCTTCTTCTTGCAAGCGCAGCCCAACTCAGATCCCACCGGCGCGCTGTGGTACAATATCGGCTTGTGCGACTTGTTCCGCGGCGCACCGCATCCGGCCGTCGACTCTCTTTCCCGAGCGATCAAGCTCGATCCTTCTTATCGGCCTGCGTATTGGCACCGAGCCATCGGGAAGCTTAGGCGAGCCCAAATCGACGGTGCGAAACTCCCGCCCGATATTTTTGACGACATCGAATTTGCTCTCGACGGTCAGCAGATTTCTCCGTATCTCTACTACGATGCTGCGAACCTTTATGGATTTGCCTTGGAAAAATCGCCTGATCAGTCAACGAAGTTACGACCGCGGTGCGAGTGGTGTATCCGCAAAGCACTTGAAGCAGGCGTGCCGCCAAAACAGTTCGCAAACGTAAGGTTCCAGAGTTTCGACATCGAGGCGCTTACTCCTCAACCGTTGCCGCTCAGTGTCGAGCCTTCCGCAAAGATTGAGGCGTTCCGGCCTCTCCCGTTCAACCTTCAGGCCGCGCTCTCTGCGGCTCATTGA
- a CDS encoding helix-turn-helix transcriptional regulator encodes MVRNSHDEENGRRVKRLLQMMFLLQESEARSSAQLAKRFEVSRRTIFRDIQLLRDAGIPIAQGEKGGGYCLPSNSLGFVQLQPLELVAVATAGAPGVSGMRFLRQAREIALAKMALVTTAFSKAQVEFVLERLAEMQHSDKEERDEATLETLVDSWIKMAKRLKEKVPPQP; translated from the coding sequence ATGGTTCGTAATAGTCACGACGAAGAAAATGGCAGGCGGGTCAAGCGCTTGTTGCAGATGATGTTTCTGCTGCAAGAGAGCGAGGCTCGTTCGAGCGCGCAATTAGCCAAGCGATTCGAAGTATCGCGCCGGACAATCTTTCGAGATATCCAGTTGCTGCGCGACGCGGGCATTCCGATCGCCCAGGGCGAAAAAGGGGGTGGCTATTGTTTGCCATCCAACAGCCTGGGCTTTGTGCAGTTACAGCCCTTGGAACTGGTGGCCGTAGCCACGGCAGGCGCGCCGGGCGTTTCGGGAATGCGATTTCTGCGGCAGGCCCGTGAAATTGCGCTCGCCAAAATGGCGTTGGTCACCACTGCATTTTCCAAGGCTCAAGTGGAATTTGTGCTGGAACGCCTGGCTGAGATGCAGCACAGCGATAAGGAAGAGCGCGATGAAGCCACGCTCGAAACGCTGGTCGATTCGTGGATCAAGATGGCCAAGCGGTTGAAGGAAAAAGTGCCGCCTCAGCCGTAA
- a CDS encoding aminotransferase class V-fold PLP-dependent enzyme, with amino-acid sequence MNWQQHWRLRPDTIYLNHGSFGPPPIPVQQARLEWQHKLDEQPMDFFLRQLEPAWFAVRDRLAKFVGTTAANLIFVDNATVGMNIVADSFRLSAGDEVLLTNHEYGAVERIWDRACGLVGAQRKTVELPLPFTTAAETVDRIMSAVTPRTKLIVISHITSPTAVTLPVKEVCAAARERGIATCIDGPHALVQEDVALDALGCDFYTASCHKWLSAPFGTGFLYAAPVHQPNIRPPYLSWGRLPPTKLNNWADEFLWSGTRDYAAILAIPAAIDFIESIGLKTFRAHAHSLARYAREKLCELTGLEPIIPDDPAWYCSMAHVPLPPGSRQPLQENLWQQFHIEIPVVEWNGGRYIRVSCHLYNEQSQVDKLLPALRELLGKEPKPAT; translated from the coding sequence ATGAACTGGCAACAACACTGGCGTCTCCGCCCGGACACGATCTATCTCAATCACGGCTCGTTCGGCCCGCCGCCGATTCCGGTGCAGCAGGCCCGGCTCGAATGGCAGCACAAACTCGACGAACAGCCGATGGACTTTTTCCTGCGGCAGCTCGAGCCGGCCTGGTTTGCGGTTCGCGATCGTCTGGCCAAGTTCGTCGGCACGACGGCGGCGAATCTGATTTTCGTCGACAATGCCACGGTCGGTATGAATATCGTGGCTGATTCATTTCGGCTGAGCGCTGGCGACGAAGTGCTGCTGACCAATCACGAGTACGGCGCGGTCGAGCGGATCTGGGACCGAGCTTGCGGTTTGGTCGGTGCACAACGCAAAACCGTGGAGCTGCCACTGCCATTTACGACTGCGGCAGAAACGGTTGACCGGATCATGTCTGCCGTCACGCCCCGCACGAAATTGATCGTCATTAGCCACATCACCTCGCCGACGGCGGTGACTCTGCCGGTGAAGGAAGTCTGCGCGGCTGCTCGCGAGCGCGGCATTGCGACTTGCATCGACGGGCCGCATGCGCTCGTGCAGGAGGATGTAGCCCTCGATGCGCTCGGCTGCGATTTTTACACGGCCAGTTGTCACAAGTGGCTGAGCGCGCCGTTCGGCACCGGCTTTTTGTATGCAGCACCAGTTCACCAGCCGAATATTCGTCCACCCTATTTGAGCTGGGGCCGCTTGCCACCCACGAAGCTCAATAACTGGGCCGACGAATTTCTGTGGAGCGGCACACGCGACTATGCCGCGATTCTGGCCATCCCCGCGGCGATCGATTTCATCGAAAGCATTGGCTTGAAGACCTTCCGCGCGCACGCACACAGCCTCGCACGCTACGCACGCGAGAAACTCTGCGAGCTCACCGGCCTCGAACCCATCATCCCCGATGATCCCGCCTGGTACTGTTCGATGGCCCATGTACCGCTGCCCCCTGGTTCGCGGCAACCGCTGCAAGAAAACTTGTGGCAGCAATTTCACATCGAAATTCCGGTCGTCGAATGGAACGGGGGGAGATACATCCGCGTCTCCTGCCATCTTTACAACGAGCAGTCGCAGGTCGACAAACTGTTGCCGGCCCTACGGGAATTGTTGGGCAAGGAACCCAAACCAGCGACTTAA
- a CDS encoding TraR/DksA family transcriptional regulator: MKRSEFVSMMKDRLMKRRQALRSYLAGEVNELRDQNQATVGDEVDFSVDSEHAAIRSQLADFESRELKQIDSALERVEEGRYGKCDSCNGPIGIERLRAVPYVAECIECARKAERQSDRRAGSAWDKYDLPEPTERPKASYMSEM; the protein is encoded by the coding sequence ATGAAACGCAGTGAATTTGTCAGCATGATGAAAGACCGCTTGATGAAGCGCCGCCAGGCTCTCCGCAGCTACCTGGCCGGCGAAGTCAACGAGCTCCGCGACCAGAACCAAGCCACGGTTGGTGACGAAGTCGACTTCAGCGTCGACAGCGAACACGCCGCGATCCGCTCGCAACTAGCCGATTTCGAGAGTCGCGAACTCAAGCAAATCGACTCTGCCCTCGAGCGCGTTGAAGAAGGCCGTTACGGCAAGTGCGATTCGTGCAACGGGCCAATAGGCATCGAGCGCCTCCGCGCGGTGCCCTACGTCGCCGAGTGCATCGAGTGCGCCCGCAAAGCCGAACGCCAGAGCGATCGTCGCGCCGGCTCGGCTTGGGATAAGTACGACTTGCCCGAACCGACCGAACGGCCCAAGGCTTCGTACATGAGCGAAATGTAA
- a CDS encoding glycosyltransferase family 4 protein encodes MTPRRIAYFTSGAAGMYCGSCLNDNALARELLSLGHDVQLIPFYTPIRTDDTDLTIDQVFFGGINVYLQQKAPVFRWVPRWLDRWIDQPWIINLATKLGGKLDYQKLGGLAVSMLRGEAGFQSKEVHRLIDYLVGENQPEICIFSNVLTAGCVPELKKKLPVRVFVVLQGDDIFLREMNPADQKQAIAEIQRLAQSIDGFLTHSAFYADSMSKFLGIERSKIHQLPLGIRGEDFVESAGVSRDQQRPPTIGYLARLAPEKGLHVLAEAWTRLRKMPGTEQTKLKIAGWMGAQNRDYAGSIFQALNKQGLAGEFEYLGEVDRAGKLALLRSIDVLSVPTVYQDPKGLFILEALASGVPVVQPDHGAFPEMLGELGGGLLHRPEDTHHLAARLHEILTNPELRRELRERGQAAVLTQRTNHVAAEALMRIIEREVTLTSSTQSAADRSSPQE; translated from the coding sequence ATGACGCCACGGCGAATTGCCTACTTCACCTCGGGAGCAGCCGGCATGTATTGCGGCAGTTGCCTGAACGACAACGCGCTGGCCCGCGAACTTCTGTCGCTTGGTCACGACGTGCAGTTGATTCCCTTCTACACGCCGATCCGGACCGACGACACCGATCTGACCATCGATCAGGTCTTCTTCGGCGGCATCAATGTCTATTTGCAACAGAAGGCGCCGGTCTTTCGCTGGGTGCCGCGCTGGCTCGACCGTTGGATCGATCAGCCCTGGATCATCAACCTCGCGACCAAGCTCGGCGGCAAGCTCGACTATCAAAAGCTCGGCGGCCTGGCCGTTTCGATGCTCCGCGGCGAAGCGGGTTTTCAAAGCAAAGAGGTCCATCGGCTGATCGACTATCTCGTCGGCGAAAATCAGCCAGAGATCTGCATCTTCAGCAACGTGCTGACGGCGGGCTGCGTGCCGGAGTTGAAAAAGAAGTTGCCGGTGAGAGTATTCGTCGTGCTACAGGGCGACGACATCTTCCTGCGCGAAATGAACCCCGCCGATCAGAAGCAAGCCATTGCCGAAATTCAGCGGCTGGCTCAGTCGATCGATGGCTTTCTGACGCACAGCGCCTTCTACGCCGATTCGATGTCCAAATTCCTCGGCATCGAGCGAAGCAAAATCCATCAGCTGCCGCTCGGCATTCGCGGCGAAGACTTCGTCGAGAGTGCTGGTGTTTCGCGCGATCAACAGCGGCCGCCAACCATTGGTTACCTTGCTCGATTGGCGCCGGAGAAGGGCTTGCACGTGCTCGCCGAAGCTTGGACTCGGCTGCGCAAGATGCCGGGAACCGAGCAGACGAAATTGAAGATCGCCGGTTGGATGGGTGCGCAGAATCGCGACTATGCCGGTTCGATTTTCCAAGCCCTGAACAAGCAAGGGCTGGCCGGCGAATTTGAATACCTGGGCGAAGTCGATCGGGCCGGAAAGCTCGCGCTATTGCGCTCGATCGATGTGCTTTCGGTGCCGACCGTTTATCAGGATCCCAAAGGGCTGTTCATTCTCGAAGCACTTGCCTCGGGAGTGCCCGTTGTGCAGCCCGATCACGGCGCGTTCCCCGAAATGCTCGGCGAACTCGGCGGCGGTTTGTTGCATCGACCCGAAGATACGCACCACCTGGCCGCGCGACTGCATGAGATTCTGACGAATCCTGAATTGCGGCGAGAACTACGCGAACGAGGCCAAGCCGCAGTGCTGACGCAGCGGACGAACCATGTCGCCGCGGAGGCCTTGATGCGAATTATTGAGCGAGAGGTAACTCTTACTTCTTCAACTCAATCGGCAGCTGATCGATCTTCGCCGCAAGAATGA